The Candidatus Delongbacteria bacterium genome contains a region encoding:
- the atpC gene encoding ATP synthase F1 subunit epsilon — translation MSTLTPSAAGTFRVEIVTPAGGVILCREARHVRLPGLTGSFGVLAGHANLMAALGTGLAVVEEEQGTTRLAMSGGFAQVNQGRLLVLAESAELPERIDAARAKAAAERARRRLHGGEAVDVERAQAALTRALNRLQLLGGSAT, via the coding sequence ATGAGCACGCTGACGCCGTCGGCCGCGGGCACCTTCCGGGTGGAGATCGTCACGCCCGCGGGCGGCGTGATCCTGTGCCGCGAGGCCCGGCACGTGCGGCTGCCCGGGCTGACGGGCTCCTTCGGCGTGCTGGCCGGCCACGCCAATCTGATGGCCGCGCTGGGCACGGGCCTGGCCGTGGTGGAGGAGGAGCAGGGCACGACGCGCCTGGCCATGTCCGGGGGCTTCGCCCAGGTCAACCAGGGCCGCTTGCTGGTGCTGGCCGAATCCGCCGAGCTGCCCGAGCGCATCGATGCGGCCCGGGCCAAGGCCGCCGCGGAGCGGGCCCGCCGCCGCCTGCACGGGGGCGAGGCGGTGGACGTGGAGCGCGCCCAGGCCGCCCTGACCCGCGCCCTCAACCGGCTGCAGCTCCTGGGCGGCAGCGCCACCTGA
- a CDS encoding MotA/TolQ/ExbB proton channel family protein, with protein sequence MRHKLATPMLALAGLLMAGCAAAQETGQQLVNPMVVLLKATADTSQSGFWFYWLIWLCGLAIMVIFVERLISVNFKSNIDSAKFSADIFKLIKSGEVGKAYKLAESMSEKALAYIYARALKEAAEREVVDYRNIQNAVDEAALEIIPRLEKRTGWLQTLSNVATLLGLMGTIYGLIQAFTALENADAASKGALLAKAIGTAMLTTLHGLVVAVPGTLAFAFINNKTKSILNDVDEYSVKLIHLITGSK encoded by the coding sequence ATGCGGCACAAGCTTGCGACTCCCATGCTGGCGCTGGCCGGCCTGCTGATGGCTGGATGCGCGGCGGCACAGGAGACGGGACAACAACTGGTCAACCCCATGGTCGTGCTGCTCAAGGCCACTGCGGACACGAGCCAGTCCGGCTTCTGGTTCTACTGGCTGATCTGGCTCTGCGGCCTGGCGATCATGGTGATCTTCGTGGAGCGGCTGATTTCCGTCAACTTCAAGTCGAACATCGATTCGGCGAAGTTCTCCGCGGACATCTTCAAGCTGATCAAGAGCGGCGAAGTGGGCAAGGCCTACAAGCTGGCGGAGAGCATGTCCGAGAAGGCCCTGGCCTACATCTACGCCCGTGCCTTGAAAGAGGCGGCGGAGCGCGAGGTGGTGGACTACCGCAACATCCAGAACGCGGTGGACGAGGCCGCCCTGGAGATCATCCCGCGGCTGGAGAAGCGCACGGGCTGGTTGCAGACCCTTTCCAACGTTGCCACGCTGCTCGGTCTGATGGGCACGATCTACGGTCTGATCCAGGCCTTCACGGCCCTGGAGAACGCCGACGCCGCCAGCAAGGGCGCGCTGCTGGCCAAGGCCATCGGCACCGCCATGCTCACCACCCTGCACGGTCTGGTGGTGGCGGTTCCCGGCACCCTGGCCTTCGCGTTCATCAACAACAAGACCAAGTCCATTCTCAACGACGTGGACGAGTACTCGGTGAAGCTCATCCACCTGATCACCGGGAGCAAATAA
- a CDS encoding tetratricopeptide repeat protein, with product MRSILLLWILWLGCGALSAQEAPALGERVRIEDEVLARWNTISRLEVGEKSKAWIAEGREVLARYQELLALESKADADERGELNIEISKLKLKLIHLLRSIEEARLFDMSPAQLEALRQQYETERGQLLARRSLVRDSVLEEGERFLTTYRRDRNLQKFSQRDVVAKLCLQLAELYYSRAEEEYFGAQDSLLARAERGLPAGLEPVKNFEDAVRKYQRVIDEFPFSDFMDDALYNVAYIRENSPNPVEVEESRRLYEHLVRDFPASVYAPEAWMRLGEYWFRQDGEESLRSAIAAYQKILDYPDYPSREKALYKLGWCHYRLQEHETSVQFFAEAAKYAARKQESGDALGADLLDESIAYMAVNYADPNWADANIGQLAQRVRQDEELRRTVGFRLLDRYGDLFRQETQDFPRAVTAYDSLLVLYPDSPQAPFIQEKVIECYAPGALADAQIAYQEKNQLFELYGGAGPWQGAGADSSKVTALLEQHLEENVRIAMNHAYAGKRREAFDEYILQSRRYLGSFPQDSAAFQIHWNLAKTLEAELQDYGTAYDEYLSISRGYPERDRHDAAYNAIVISQILVDQEGAPAAAPDSALTATPLTPMEEKKRAALQNFVSLFAEDTRSPGYSLLEGKLFYAHHDFDQATAVFDTLITRWPQAPEVAEAYQLKLEGLFALGRFPEAEAIAREIQGMDLPAEALQRARTRQAESVYSNAANLKKGEDHLKAAQEFRRMALDVPDAPFADASLLDAAAEFTLAGQPGEASDTYLYLADHYPQSQYADQALSQAGFLALNESKDLAKAGAIFERLANQYPESQYARSSITNASYCYGKVEDWSSTIRMNALYVERYPDADDASAVLFENAGLWLKLNNVPAANAIYADFAARYPDDSRTVQAFVERAEYFTRQQDEAAARVEYRQAVERNRQLLNRGTEGNAIYASRALRKLVGWRFEEYRALNLLQPAGQFERDLAAKKAARDGLLAELNELAQLGTGDVFYARHLIAATHEEFARAYREQERPAWRSPEERVKGEVTLQDAAHELARVAARSYIGTTQELDLAVESLRKEKLLVARRLEGLDAWLAAGPDSGATREGLDDSLAAKLALTRAADLLDSSLTESTVWTGRSRERVPELMLASLAVFEQRVDQTLVLKSQQTGDVFLRLADTDRNLLGGASMVALQSVIGAYREALEIIGQVGLDRLWRSRLEERLRVQVLKLPQAAQAFRAECGGEFDTQVRRFLETVDKGENFVDRAGLTEEDYGSDVLDMADFNQGYAINSLLLTDRILQSLDENELAGNLAGELSDTLASHALRFSQETNTRRAGMLGMKEDYWKRFEQSASYVHRDAHTTLDDASYFLLQTAKEVLVQSEPLVSRIRAGSVPARRMLLALAELDPATFGNRFGLSEETLALPGLAAWKSHRGYVEGFEKPDYPDMDWDAARSTSLPGLGGLGAGATTVWTATPLSAPQRLDTLALALGDSTGLAGALAAGATPLDTLAAADGTWLRLLQAAAGSSATGTPDTLFFRYTFDLPGTPVGATIQVAADDAFFLFFNGEYIDEQAGGAEEQPGLTELKTYTLNEFLRTGRNVLAVEARDRDGSGGGLAVDLQVRQIARLTPEMLEQQIQRELEEQRKLDFQRKVSRIHVKNRMD from the coding sequence ATGAGATCGATCCTGCTGCTGTGGATCCTGTGGCTCGGCTGCGGCGCCCTGTCCGCCCAGGAGGCTCCGGCCCTGGGCGAGCGCGTGCGCATCGAGGACGAGGTGCTGGCGCGCTGGAACACCATTTCCCGGCTCGAGGTCGGGGAGAAGAGCAAGGCCTGGATCGCCGAGGGCCGCGAGGTGCTGGCCCGCTACCAGGAGCTGCTCGCTCTGGAGTCCAAGGCGGACGCTGACGAGCGCGGCGAGCTGAACATCGAGATCAGCAAGCTCAAGTTGAAGCTGATCCACCTGCTGCGCTCCATCGAGGAGGCGCGGCTCTTCGACATGAGTCCGGCCCAGTTGGAGGCCCTGCGCCAGCAGTACGAGACCGAACGCGGCCAGCTGCTGGCCCGGCGCTCCCTGGTGCGGGACTCGGTCCTCGAGGAGGGCGAGCGCTTCCTCACCACCTACCGGCGCGACCGCAACCTGCAGAAGTTCAGCCAGCGCGACGTGGTGGCCAAGCTCTGCCTGCAGCTGGCCGAGTTGTATTACAGCCGCGCCGAAGAGGAGTACTTCGGCGCCCAGGACAGCCTGCTGGCCCGCGCCGAACGCGGCCTGCCCGCCGGGCTGGAGCCGGTGAAGAACTTCGAGGACGCCGTGCGCAAGTACCAGCGCGTCATCGACGAGTTCCCCTTCTCCGACTTCATGGACGACGCGCTCTACAACGTGGCCTACATCCGCGAGAATTCGCCCAATCCCGTCGAGGTGGAGGAGAGCCGCCGGCTCTACGAGCACTTGGTGCGCGACTTCCCGGCCTCCGTCTACGCGCCCGAGGCTTGGATGCGGCTGGGCGAATACTGGTTCCGCCAGGACGGCGAGGAATCCCTCCGCTCGGCCATCGCCGCCTATCAAAAGATCCTCGACTACCCGGATTACCCGTCGCGCGAGAAGGCGCTCTACAAGCTGGGTTGGTGCCACTACCGCCTCCAGGAGCACGAGACCAGCGTGCAGTTCTTCGCCGAGGCGGCCAAGTACGCGGCCCGCAAGCAGGAGTCCGGCGACGCGCTGGGCGCCGACCTGCTGGACGAGTCCATCGCCTACATGGCCGTGAACTACGCCGATCCCAACTGGGCCGACGCCAACATCGGCCAGCTCGCGCAGCGCGTGCGCCAGGACGAGGAGCTGCGCCGCACGGTGGGCTTCCGCCTGCTGGACCGCTACGGCGACCTCTTCCGTCAGGAGACCCAGGACTTCCCACGGGCCGTGACGGCCTACGACAGCCTGCTGGTGCTCTATCCCGACAGCCCCCAGGCGCCCTTCATCCAGGAGAAGGTGATCGAGTGCTACGCGCCCGGCGCCCTGGCCGACGCGCAGATCGCCTACCAGGAGAAGAACCAGCTCTTCGAACTCTACGGCGGCGCCGGCCCCTGGCAGGGCGCGGGCGCGGACAGCTCCAAGGTCACGGCCCTGCTCGAGCAGCACCTGGAGGAGAACGTCCGGATCGCCATGAACCACGCCTACGCGGGCAAGCGCCGCGAGGCCTTCGACGAGTACATCCTGCAGAGCCGGCGCTACCTGGGCTCTTTCCCCCAGGACAGCGCGGCCTTCCAGATCCACTGGAACCTGGCCAAGACCCTCGAGGCCGAGCTGCAGGACTACGGCACGGCCTACGACGAGTACCTGAGCATCAGCCGCGGCTATCCGGAGCGCGACCGCCACGACGCGGCCTACAACGCCATCGTCATCTCGCAGATCCTGGTGGACCAGGAAGGCGCGCCGGCGGCGGCCCCGGACAGCGCGCTGACGGCCACGCCGCTCACCCCGATGGAGGAGAAGAAGCGCGCGGCCCTGCAGAACTTCGTCAGCCTGTTCGCCGAGGACACCCGCTCCCCCGGCTACAGCCTGCTGGAGGGCAAGCTCTTCTACGCGCACCATGACTTCGACCAGGCCACGGCGGTCTTCGACACGCTGATCACGCGCTGGCCCCAGGCGCCGGAAGTGGCCGAGGCCTACCAGCTCAAGTTGGAGGGCCTGTTCGCCCTGGGCCGCTTCCCCGAGGCGGAGGCCATCGCGCGGGAGATCCAGGGCATGGACTTGCCGGCGGAGGCCCTGCAGCGGGCCCGCACGCGCCAGGCGGAGTCGGTCTACTCCAACGCGGCCAACCTGAAGAAGGGCGAGGATCACCTCAAGGCGGCCCAGGAGTTCCGGCGCATGGCGCTGGACGTGCCCGACGCGCCCTTTGCCGACGCCTCCCTGCTGGACGCGGCGGCGGAGTTCACCCTGGCCGGCCAGCCCGGCGAGGCCTCGGACACCTACCTCTACCTGGCCGACCACTACCCGCAGAGCCAGTACGCGGACCAGGCCCTCTCCCAGGCCGGCTTCCTGGCGCTGAACGAGAGCAAGGACCTGGCCAAGGCCGGCGCGATCTTCGAGCGGCTGGCCAACCAATACCCGGAGTCCCAGTACGCCCGCTCCTCGATCACCAACGCCTCCTACTGTTACGGCAAGGTCGAGGACTGGAGCTCCACCATCCGCATGAACGCGCTCTACGTGGAGCGCTACCCCGACGCGGACGACGCCTCGGCCGTGCTGTTCGAGAACGCCGGCCTCTGGCTCAAGCTCAACAACGTGCCGGCGGCCAACGCCATCTACGCCGACTTCGCCGCCCGCTATCCCGACGATTCCCGCACCGTGCAGGCCTTCGTGGAGCGCGCCGAGTACTTCACGCGCCAGCAGGACGAAGCCGCGGCCCGGGTGGAGTACCGCCAGGCCGTGGAGCGCAACCGCCAGCTGCTCAACCGCGGGACCGAAGGCAACGCCATCTACGCCAGCCGCGCCCTGCGCAAGCTGGTGGGGTGGCGCTTCGAGGAATACCGCGCGTTAAACCTGCTGCAGCCCGCCGGGCAGTTCGAGCGCGATCTGGCGGCCAAGAAGGCCGCGCGCGACGGCCTGCTGGCCGAGCTGAACGAACTGGCCCAGCTGGGTACGGGCGACGTGTTCTACGCGCGTCACCTGATCGCCGCCACCCACGAGGAGTTCGCGCGGGCCTACCGCGAGCAGGAGCGTCCCGCCTGGCGCAGCCCGGAAGAGCGCGTCAAGGGTGAGGTGACCCTGCAGGACGCCGCCCACGAGCTGGCCCGCGTGGCCGCGCGCTCCTACATCGGCACCACCCAGGAGCTGGATCTGGCCGTGGAGAGCCTGCGCAAGGAGAAACTGCTGGTGGCCCGCCGCCTGGAAGGGCTGGACGCCTGGCTGGCCGCCGGCCCCGACAGCGGCGCCACGCGCGAGGGGCTGGACGACAGTCTGGCGGCCAAGCTCGCGCTCACCCGGGCCGCGGACCTGCTGGACAGCTCGCTGACCGAGAGCACCGTCTGGACGGGCCGCAGCCGCGAACGCGTGCCGGAGCTGATGCTGGCCTCGCTGGCGGTGTTCGAGCAGCGCGTGGACCAGACGCTGGTGCTCAAGAGTCAGCAGACCGGGGACGTGTTCCTGCGGCTGGCCGACACGGACCGCAACCTGCTGGGCGGCGCCTCCATGGTGGCCCTGCAGAGCGTGATCGGCGCCTACCGCGAGGCGCTGGAGATCATCGGCCAGGTGGGTCTGGACCGCCTCTGGCGCTCGCGCCTGGAAGAGCGGCTGCGCGTGCAGGTCCTCAAGCTGCCCCAGGCCGCCCAGGCGTTCCGGGCGGAATGTGGCGGCGAGTTCGACACCCAGGTGCGGCGCTTCCTGGAGACCGTGGACAAGGGCGAGAATTTCGTGGACCGCGCCGGGCTGACGGAGGAGGACTACGGCAGCGACGTGTTGGACATGGCCGACTTCAACCAGGGCTATGCCATCAACAGCCTGCTGCTCACCGACCGCATCCTGCAGAGTCTGGACGAGAACGAGTTGGCGGGCAACCTGGCCGGCGAATTGAGCGACACCCTGGCCAGCCACGCCCTGCGCTTCTCCCAGGAGACCAACACGCGCCGCGCCGGCATGCTGGGCATGAAAGAGGACTACTGGAAGCGCTTCGAGCAGTCCGCCAGCTACGTGCATCGCGACGCCCACACCACGCTGGATGACGCCTCCTACTTCCTGCTCCAGACGGCCAAGGAAGTGCTGGTGCAGTCCGAGCCGCTGGTCTCCCGCATCCGCGCGGGCAGCGTGCCGGCCCGCCGCATGCTGCTGGCGCTGGCCGAGCTGGATCCCGCCACTTTCGGCAACCGCTTCGGCCTGAGTGAGGAGACGCTGGCCCTGCCGGGCCTGGCGGCCTGGAAGTCCCACCGCGGCTATGTTGAAGGCTTCGAGAAGCCCGACTATCCGGACATGGACTGGGACGCCGCGCGCAGCACGAGCCTGCCCGGGCTGGGCGGACTGGGCGCCGGCGCCACCACGGTCTGGACCGCCACGCCGCTGAGCGCGCCCCAACGCCTGGACACCCTGGCCCTGGCGCTGGGCGACAGCACGGGTCTGGCCGGCGCGCTGGCCGCGGGCGCCACGCCGCTGGACACCCTGGCCGCCGCCGACGGCACCTGGCTGCGCCTGCTGCAGGCCGCGGCGGGAAGTTCGGCCACGGGCACGCCGGATACCCTGTTCTTCCGTTATACTTTCGACCTGCCGGGCACGCCGGTGGGCGCCACCATCCAGGTGGCGGCGGACGACGCCTTCTTCCTGTTCTTCAACGGCGAGTACATCGACGAGCAGGCGGGCGGCGCCGAAGAGCAGCCGGGGCTGACGGAACTGAAGACCTACACCTTGAACGAGTTCCTGCGCACGGGTCGCAACGTGCTGGCCGTCGAGGCGCGGGACCGGGACGGCTCCGGCGGCGGCCTGGCCGTGGATCTGCAGGTGCGGCAGATCGCGCGCCTGACGCCGGAGATGCTCGAACAGCAGATTCAACGCGAACTGGAGGAGCAGCGCAAGCTGGACTTCCAGCGCAAAGTGAGCCGGATCCATGTCAAGAATCGGATGGATTAG
- the atpD gene encoding F0F1 ATP synthase subunit beta: MSKGRILQINGAVLDVAFPDGELPGIYHALRVQREGQDDLILEVQQHLGEKKVRTVAMDATEGLMRGMEVEDTGHPISVPVGAATRGRLLNVIGNPIDDVGPVDRSRTNPIHRPAPAFEDLSPSSEVLETGIKVVDLLEPYAKGGKIGLFGGAGVGKTVLIMELINNIAKEHSGLSVFAGVGERTREGNDLLREMLESNVVNYGQEFHDHFAKTGEWDLSKVDRSKLEESQIALVFGQMNEPPGARARVALSGLAIAEYFRDEEGKDVLLFVDNIFRFTQAGSEVSALLGRMPSAVGYQPTLATEMGALQERITSTRKGSITSVQAIYVPADDLTDPAPATTFTHLDATTVLSRKITELGIYPAVDPLDSTSRMLDPHIVGAEHYNVAVGVQKILQRYKDLQDIIAILGMDELSEEDKIVVGRARRVQRFLSQPFHVAEQFTGMQGRYVKLADTISSFKRLLAGEADHLPEQAFAFVGTLDEAFEKARKIQA; encoded by the coding sequence ATGAGCAAGGGAAGAATTCTGCAAATCAACGGCGCCGTGCTGGACGTGGCCTTCCCGGACGGGGAGCTGCCCGGCATCTATCACGCCCTGCGCGTGCAGCGCGAAGGTCAGGACGACCTGATCCTCGAGGTGCAGCAGCACCTGGGCGAGAAGAAAGTGCGCACCGTGGCCATGGACGCCACCGAGGGCCTGATGCGCGGCATGGAAGTCGAGGACACGGGCCACCCCATCAGCGTGCCCGTGGGCGCCGCCACCCGCGGCCGCCTGCTCAACGTGATCGGCAACCCCATCGACGACGTGGGTCCCGTGGACCGCTCGCGCACCAATCCCATCCACCGTCCGGCCCCGGCCTTCGAGGACCTCAGCCCCTCCAGCGAGGTGCTGGAGACGGGCATCAAGGTGGTGGACCTGCTGGAGCCCTACGCCAAGGGCGGCAAGATCGGCCTCTTCGGCGGCGCGGGCGTGGGCAAGACCGTGCTCATCATGGAGCTGATCAACAACATCGCCAAGGAGCACAGCGGCCTGTCGGTGTTCGCCGGCGTGGGCGAGCGCACGCGCGAGGGCAACGACCTGCTGCGCGAGATGCTCGAGTCCAACGTGGTCAACTACGGCCAGGAGTTCCACGACCACTTCGCCAAGACCGGCGAGTGGGACCTCTCCAAGGTGGACCGCAGCAAGCTCGAGGAGAGCCAGATCGCCCTGGTCTTCGGCCAGATGAACGAGCCGCCGGGCGCCCGCGCCCGGGTGGCCCTCTCGGGACTGGCCATCGCCGAGTACTTCCGCGACGAGGAAGGCAAGGACGTGCTGCTCTTCGTGGACAACATCTTCCGCTTCACCCAGGCGGGCTCGGAGGTCTCCGCGCTGTTGGGCCGCATGCCCAGCGCCGTGGGCTACCAGCCCACCCTGGCCACGGAGATGGGCGCCCTGCAGGAGCGCATCACCTCCACGCGCAAGGGCTCCATCACCTCGGTGCAGGCCATTTACGTGCCCGCCGACGACCTGACGGACCCGGCGCCGGCCACCACCTTCACGCACCTGGACGCCACCACCGTGCTCAGCCGCAAGATCACCGAGCTGGGCATCTACCCGGCCGTGGATCCGCTGGACTCCACCAGCCGCATGCTGGACCCGCACATCGTGGGCGCCGAGCACTACAACGTGGCCGTGGGCGTGCAGAAGATCCTGCAGCGCTACAAGGACCTGCAGGACATCATCGCCATCCTGGGCATGGACGAGCTCTCGGAGGAGGACAAGATCGTGGTGGGCCGCGCGCGCCGCGTCCAGCGCTTCCTCTCCCAGCCCTTCCACGTGGCCGAGCAGTTCACGGGCATGCAGGGCCGCTACGTCAAGCTGGCCGACACCATCTCGAGCTTCAAGCGCCTGCTGGCGGGCGAAGCCGACCACCTGCCCGAGCAGGCCTTCGCCTTCGTGGGCACCCTGGACGAGGCCTTCGAGAAGGCCCGGAAGATCCAGGCATGA
- a CDS encoding biopolymer transporter ExbD, translating to MAFKPSDKRKYVSEEAELNLLPILNMIVVLIPLLLTSSEWVRLGLLETRLPPAAAGGGGGMATEQEQPLPKLSLLVAVDQEGVAVSVFGATSTTTEPGRYKYFPRNPTGELDFAGVNQELLRIRREIVKPSIKGKEQAFDAAGNLRYNSDGSPIMVDAYGFDDAETVIISAPNELPFQQLVSLLDATRRWKDPNSNEIEKLFPTPMMGKIN from the coding sequence GTGGCCTTCAAGCCCAGCGACAAGCGGAAGTACGTGTCGGAAGAGGCGGAACTGAATCTCCTCCCGATCCTCAACATGATCGTGGTGTTGATTCCGCTCTTGCTCACTTCTTCCGAGTGGGTCAGGCTGGGTCTGCTGGAGACCCGCCTTCCCCCCGCGGCCGCCGGCGGCGGCGGCGGCATGGCGACCGAACAGGAACAACCCCTGCCCAAGCTCTCCCTGCTGGTGGCGGTGGATCAGGAAGGCGTGGCCGTCTCGGTCTTCGGCGCCACCTCCACCACCACGGAGCCGGGCCGCTACAAGTACTTCCCGCGGAACCCGACGGGAGAGCTGGATTTCGCCGGGGTCAATCAAGAGCTGCTGCGCATCCGGCGCGAGATCGTCAAGCCCAGCATCAAGGGCAAGGAGCAGGCCTTCGACGCGGCGGGCAACCTGCGCTACAACAGCGACGGCTCGCCCATCATGGTCGACGCCTACGGCTTCGACGACGCGGAGACGGTGATCATCAGCGCGCCGAACGAATTGCCCTTCCAGCAACTGGTGTCCCTGCTGGATGCCACGCGCCGCTGGAAGGACCCCAATTCCAACGAGATCGAAAAGCTCTTCCCCACCCCCATGATGGGCAAGATCAACTAG
- a CDS encoding biopolymer transporter ExbD has product MAAPTNMRKLSARSAKEENIPLASMMDIFTNMLLFLIMSYSATGLLVNQVDQLELPQSNIDTSPRSTVSIVVDSGQLSGTPGVYAEDKGKRVQLLDEGSTLLAVASGAAAQDPAAMTLPGLQQYLRGVAVELRVREQQLGIPFDGQITIQADAAVDYNSILKVLKTCGDEQFAMTQFVVIKSE; this is encoded by the coding sequence ATGGCGGCACCCACCAACATGCGGAAGCTGTCCGCGCGGAGCGCCAAGGAGGAGAACATCCCCCTGGCCTCCATGATGGACATCTTCACCAACATGCTGCTCTTCCTGATCATGAGTTACTCGGCCACCGGCCTGCTCGTGAACCAGGTGGACCAGCTGGAGCTTCCGCAATCGAACATCGACACCTCGCCCCGCTCCACGGTCTCCATCGTGGTGGACTCGGGCCAGCTCAGCGGGACGCCGGGCGTGTACGCGGAAGACAAGGGCAAACGCGTGCAGCTGCTGGACGAGGGGAGCACGCTGCTGGCCGTGGCCAGCGGCGCGGCGGCCCAGGATCCGGCGGCCATGACCCTGCCGGGCCTGCAGCAGTACCTGCGCGGCGTGGCTGTCGAGTTGCGGGTCCGCGAGCAGCAGCTGGGCATCCCGTTTGACGGGCAGATCACCATTCAGGCGGATGCGGCCGTGGACTACAACTCGATCCTCAAGGTCTTGAAGACCTGCGGGGACGAGCAGTTCGCCATGACCCAGTTCGTCGTGATCAAGAGCGAATAG
- a CDS encoding tetratricopeptide repeat protein translates to MNRTRSRHRIRFLLGVCSILVLHAAQVHATAPSTSTDSPTDSISYEQAREGWERDRMRRLTRKLILQEQVLTGRLQGILEEGQRTGLTDLPLETLLQEEPGHLLSAPQPPAAGAELADRMEYWILRQQEILATKLASSETIRRRLAATAGPGALEEMFRRDLGRAVDAYVAGQYDLAGARFQDILDLYTYQNLDDVRFFRAEAALADGAWDTAVQHYLVLLRTQPGSAYRPQAFRHLIYLRAMFGQHATAVSECDEFAADLEAAGGDVAYLCGRELFLSQRYPEARRVLARVPVKDPALLRARHLDGLCLILENRYEDAIGAFEALLTLSERSAEDARTDQAFREDSQLKLGYLYFEAGRFSQAAEMFEAVAKAGKRHPEALLGQAWSGLSLADHERSLALSRQLVEHFPASPFRYEAMTLAGYASEQLERRDESREWYGKVLEEAERSEALRELAVERRQILVMMRRLVEMEPRVFGEGRSEQFGEYLDLRARSRVLMNRVKYTELQTANRSMDEYIAERREIGNLARQLKGLARRAQAAASPAEQQEVALLDREVRGLMKRIRLSGLMEIQRQPLMIHERTLASVNSMLDSLAMSSTVEFNRLEQRREGLKENGTEAGDFTRALYRERFQRLGGEVEQLRSRAANLKRRPVTSNLPRWSELAFSRLAIGDIDFEELQRIEERLHELDGYLERIDGLLRDGTPTAGAEGVQP, encoded by the coding sequence GTGAATCGAACACGAAGCCGGCACCGGATCCGTTTCCTCTTGGGTGTATGTTCCATCCTGGTGCTCCACGCCGCACAGGTTCACGCCACAGCGCCCTCGACTTCCACGGACAGCCCGACCGATTCCATCTCCTACGAGCAGGCCCGGGAGGGCTGGGAGCGCGACCGCATGCGCCGCCTCACCCGCAAGCTCATCCTGCAGGAACAGGTCCTGACGGGCCGCCTGCAGGGCATCCTGGAGGAAGGGCAGCGCACGGGTCTGACGGACCTGCCGCTGGAGACCCTGCTGCAGGAGGAGCCCGGGCACCTGCTCAGCGCGCCCCAGCCGCCGGCCGCCGGCGCCGAGCTCGCCGACCGGATGGAGTATTGGATCCTCCGCCAGCAGGAGATCCTGGCCACCAAGCTGGCCAGCTCCGAGACCATCCGCCGCCGCCTGGCCGCCACCGCGGGACCGGGCGCCCTGGAAGAGATGTTCCGCCGGGACCTGGGTCGCGCGGTGGACGCCTACGTCGCCGGCCAGTACGACCTGGCGGGCGCGCGCTTCCAGGACATCCTGGACCTCTACACCTATCAGAACCTGGACGACGTGCGCTTCTTCCGCGCCGAGGCCGCGCTGGCGGACGGCGCCTGGGACACGGCCGTGCAGCACTACCTGGTGCTGCTGCGCACCCAGCCCGGCAGCGCCTACCGGCCCCAGGCCTTCCGTCACCTGATCTACCTGCGCGCCATGTTCGGCCAGCACGCCACGGCGGTCTCCGAGTGCGACGAGTTCGCCGCGGACCTCGAGGCGGCTGGCGGCGACGTGGCCTACCTCTGCGGCCGCGAACTCTTCCTCAGCCAGCGCTATCCCGAGGCGCGCCGCGTGTTGGCGCGCGTGCCGGTGAAGGACCCCGCCCTGCTGCGCGCGCGGCATCTGGACGGGCTCTGCCTGATCCTGGAGAACCGCTACGAGGACGCCATCGGCGCCTTCGAGGCCCTGTTGACCCTCTCCGAGCGCTCCGCCGAGGACGCGCGGACGGACCAGGCCTTCCGTGAGGACAGCCAGCTCAAACTGGGCTATCTCTATTTCGAGGCCGGACGCTTCAGCCAGGCGGCGGAGATGTTCGAGGCCGTGGCCAAGGCCGGCAAGCGGCATCCGGAAGCCCTGCTGGGGCAGGCCTGGAGCGGGCTCAGCCTGGCCGACCACGAGCGCTCGCTGGCCCTCTCGCGCCAGTTGGTGGAGCACTTCCCCGCCTCGCCCTTCCGTTACGAGGCCATGACCCTGGCCGGCTACGCCTCGGAGCAGCTGGAGCGCCGGGACGAATCCCGCGAGTGGTACGGCAAGGTGCTCGAGGAGGCCGAGCGCAGCGAGGCGCTGCGCGAACTGGCCGTGGAGCGCCGGCAGATCCTGGTCATGATGCGCCGGCTGGTGGAGATGGAGCCCCGCGTGTTCGGCGAGGGCCGCTCCGAGCAGTTCGGCGAGTACTTGGACCTGCGGGCCCGCAGCCGCGTGCTGATGAACCGCGTCAAGTACACCGAGCTGCAGACGGCCAACCGCTCCATGGACGAGTACATCGCGGAGCGCCGGGAGATCGGCAACCTGGCCCGCCAGCTCAAGGGCCTGGCGCGGCGTGCCCAGGCGGCGGCCAGCCCGGCCGAGCAGCAGGAAGTGGCGCTGCTGGACCGCGAGGTCCGCGGCCTGATGAAGCGCATCCGCCTCTCGGGCCTGATGGAGATCCAGCGCCAGCCCCTGATGATCCACGAACGCACGCTGGCCTCGGTCAACTCCATGCTCGATTCCCTGGCCATGTCCTCCACGGTGGAGTTCAACCGGCTCGAGCAGCGCCGGGAAGGCTTAAAGGAGAATGGTACGGAAGCGGGCGACTTCACCCGGGCCCTCTACCGCGAGCGCTTCCAGCGCCTGGGCGGCGAGGTGGAGCAGCTGCGCAGCCGCGCGGCCAACCTCAAGCGCCGGCCGGTCACCAGCAACCTGCCGCGCTGGAGCGAACTGGCCTTCTCGCGCCTGGCCATCGGCGACATCGACTTCGAGGAGTTGCAGCGCATCGAGGAACGGCTGCACGAGCTGGATGGATATCTGGAACGGATCGACGGGCTGCTGAGGGACGGAACTCCCACCGCCGGGGCCGAAGGAGTGCAGCCATGA